In the Helianthus annuus cultivar XRQ/B chromosome 11, HanXRQr2.0-SUNRISE, whole genome shotgun sequence genome, one interval contains:
- the LOC110919085 gene encoding uncharacterized protein LOC110919085 gives METGNGLKRGLIYFRFLINISVPNLDPNAVDRLVWKDLDGKTGDFKSAHVWNTIRSREHHALWANMVWFSQCIPRHAFHMWLAFRNKLKTQDRMAVWEAVWNKVKAMVNLTNVDITWSSILTWVEQHSRSKNVDHIVCKLVIAAASYYIWQERNNRLFTNNKRSVDQVTEKVKGSVRLRLMGFRFRVSSARERIFKAWQIEDGNYELVDPG, from the exons ATGGAAACTGGAAATGGCCTCAAGCGTGGTTTGATTTATTTCCGGTTTTTAATCAATATCTCGGTTCCCAATTTAGATCCTAATGCAGTGGACCGGCTTGTTTGGAAAGATTTGGATGGAAAAACAGGTGATTTTAAATCGGCTCATGTTTGGAACACCATTCGGAGTAGAGAACATCATGCTTTGTGGGCAAACATGGTTTGGTTTTCTCAATGTATCCCGAGGCATGCGTTTCATATGTGGCTGGCTTTCAGAAATAAGTTAAAGACACAGGATAGGATGGCAGTTTGGGAAGCAG TGTGGAATAAAGTGAAGGCGATGGTAAACCTGACGAATGTGGACATTACTTGGTCATCAATTCTAACTTGGGTGGAGCAACACTCAAGATCAAAGAATGTTGATCACATTGTGTGTAAGTTGGTAATAGCAGCTGCTTCGTACTACATTTGGCAAGAAAGGAATAACAGGTTGTTCACTAACAATAAGAGGTCGGTAGATCAAGTTACCGAGAAGGTTAAAGGCTCGGTTCGGTTGCGGTTAATGGGATTCAGATTCCGTGTGAGCTCGGCTAGGGAAAGGATCTTCAAGGCCTGGCAGATTGAAGATGGCAACTATGAATTAGTGGATCCGGGCTAG